The window GGCCACCACCAGCGGCGGTGAGGCCAGCCAGTTGGTTTTCACCAGCGGGTGAATACGCCCTTCGAAGTTGCGGTTGCCGGACAACACCGCCCCCACGGTCAGATCGCCCTCTTTAATCGCCTGTTCAATCGGATCCGGCAACGGCCCGGAGTTACCGATACAGGTGGTGCAGCCGTAGCCGACCAGGTTAAAACCGAGCTCTTCCAGGTACGCCGTCAGTTTGGCGCTGTCAAAATAATCGGTCACTACCTTGGAGCCAGGCGCCAGAGAGGTTTTCACCCAAGGCTTGCTGCGCAGGCCTTTTTTGACGGCGTTTTTCGCCAGCAGGCCGGCCGCCATCATCACGCTCGGGTTGGAGGTGTTAGTGCAAGAGGTGATCGCGGCGATCACTACCGCGCCATTGTGCAGCTCATGCCGTTGGCCATCCAACGTAAAGGGTTTGCTTTCCGCCCTGGCCTGCGGCCCGCCGACGTCCAGCTCGGTGGCCGCGTTGAACGCCTGCGGCACGTTTGGCAGCGCTACGCGGTCCTGCGGGCGTTTCGGGCCGGCCAGGCTGGCTTCTACCCTGGACATATCCAGTGCCAGCGAGCTGGTGAACACCGGCTCATCCCCTGGATTGCGCCACATGCCCTGCGCTTTGGCGTAGGCTTCCACCAGCGCAATTTGCTCGGCGCTGCGGCCGCTGAGTTTCATGTAGCCCAGCGTAATTTCATCCACCGGGAAGAAGCCGCAGGTGGCGCCAAATTCCGGCGACATGTTGGCGATGGTGGCGCGGTCCGCCAGTGGCAGATCGGCCAGGCCGTCGCCGTAAAACTCGACAAACTTGCCGACCACGCCGTGTTTACGCAGCATCTGGGTCACGGTCAACACCAGATCGGTGGCGGTAATGCCTTCGCCGAGCTTGCCGGTGAGCTTAAAGCCGACCACGTCGGGGATTAGCATCGACACCGGCTGGCCGAGCATCGCCGCTTCCGCTTCGATGCCGCCCACGCCCCAGCCGAGAATGCCCAGACCGTTGATCATGGTGGTATGGGAGTCGGTGCCCACCAGGGTGTCCGGATAGGCGATGCGCCGGCCGCTTTCATCGCTGTGCCAGACGGTCTGGCCGAGGTATTCCAGGTTAACCTGATGGCAGATGCCGGTACCAGGCGGCACTACGCGGAAGCGGTTGAAGGCTTTTTGCCCCCAACGCAGGAAGGTGTAACGTTCGTGGTTGCGTTGCATTTCGATGCGCACGTTTTCTTCGAAGGCATCGTCGTCGCCAAACTCATCGACGGTGACCGAGTGGTCGATCACCAGGTCCACCGGCGACAGCGGGTTCACCTGATCGACGTTGCCGCCGAGACGCTGTACCGCTTCGCGCATCGCCGCCAGATCCACCACCGCCGGCACGCCGGTGAAGTCCTGCATCAGCACCCGCGCCGGGCGATAGGCAATCTCGCGGTCGGCGTGGCCGGTTTGCAGCCAGCCAACGATGGCCTTCAGATCGTCAACCTGCACGGTGTCGCCATCCACATGGCGCAGCAGGTTTTCCAACAGCACTTTCATTGACTTGGGCAGCCGGTCAATATCCCCCAACTGCTTCGCCGCCAGCGGCAGGCTGTAATAGTGATACTCTCTATTCAGCGCAACCAGCTTATCCATACTTTTTTCACTAAGATCGGACGACATAGCTCCTCCATTTCTTATTATGACTAAAACAGGGTAATCACTGAGGTCTTGTTTAAAGATACCACAAAGAGACATTAACGTTTTGATAACAACACGTTTTGATCAGAACGATAGGTGGAAACAATCAGGGACGGGAAGTTGCTGTCTGGCCAAGGGGTTAGGTTCAATGCGGGCCAGGCACAAAAAAAGCGGAAAGGATTGCCCCGTCCGCCGTTATCAAGCCGCTCGCTTTAGCTGCGCACCAGAGAACGCAGTATCCGCCTGATTAGGATCGTCAAAATAATGGCGATAGCTGCAGACACTCCCAGTTTAATGAGGATGACGGCGGTATCGTAGCTGTTCATTGCCATTTCACCGTCGCCGCTGATTTCTATGTTATTGGTTACGAAACTGTTGAAAACGCCATCAGGGAGGAAAAACAACAGGATAAGAGTTAACAATAAAAACAAGACAATCCAGAGGCTCTTTTTCATCGTGGTACCACACATTTACTATAGTCAGGCACACCTCGAACATCGATACGCCCATACGCCATAAGGCCACGCCCGCCAGGCACTCGCACTTTTTTGCGGTTTAGCAGAGAACGGCGGATGATTTGGAAGTCAGATGCTTTGTAAAGCGTGATGCAGCCCCAGGATACGCCGGAACCATCTGTATTGAGCGGATGAAGGCGAAAACTTCCGCGGTAAGCGGTATTAACGAACAGATGATCGCTCATGGTTTTATTGCTAAATAGATCACCAGAACAGCAGTATGCCCAAACATAAAGGGGTTGAAAACGCAACAGCCACTTTTCAGGATGATCCTGAGTAACGTCAGAATTAAGCGCTTTGGGAGCAAAACGAAAAAAGGAGAGGTTTATCCTCTCCTGTTTCGCTCACGGATAACGATTTTTCGGCTTACTTAATCGGCAGCTTGATGTCCTTGAACATCGCTTCGATCTCTTCGTTGGAGCGCAACGCCACGGCGTTGTCGACCACGTCGCGCGTCAGGTGCGGCGCAAAACGCTGGATAAAGTCGTACATGTAGCTGCGCAGGAAGGTGCTGCGGCGGAAACCGATTTTAGTGGTGCTGTAGGTAAAGATATCACGCGCGTCCACCGTCACCAGATCGGGATCCTGCACCGGATCCACCGCCATGCTGGCGATCACGCCCACCCCCAATCCCAGACGCACGTAGGTTTTAATCACGTCGGCGTCGGTGGCGGTAAAGACGATGCGCGGCGTCAGGCCGGCGCGGTTGAACGCGGTGTCCAGCTCCGAGCGTCCGGTAAAGCCGAAGGTGTAGGTGACGATCGGGTAAGCCGCCAGCTCTTCAATGCTGATGCTGCTCTTGCCGGCCAACGGATGATCGGGCTTCACCACCACCGCGCGGTTCCAGTGGTAGCACGGCAGCATGATGAGATCGTCGTACAGGTGCAACGCTTCGGTGGCGATAGCGAAATCGGCGGTGCCCTTGGAAACCGCTTCGGCTATCTGCGTCGGCGAGCCCTGATGCATGTGCAGCGACACGCGCGGGTAGCGTTCGATAAAACCTTTGATTACGTTGGGCAAGGCGTAACGCGCCTGAGTATGCGTGGTGGCGACGTACAGCGAGCCTTTATCCGGGTAAGTGTGCTCGCCGGCGACGGCTTTGATCGCATCCACTTTGGACAACACTTCGCGCGCGATACGGATAATTTCCTGGCCAGCCGGGGTGACCTGAGTCAGGTGCTTGCCGCTACGGGCGAAAATCTGGATGCCCAGCTCATCTTCCAGCATGCGAACCTGCTTGCTGATGCCGGGTTGCGAGGTGTAAAGCCCTTCTGCCGTCGAGGAGACATTCAGGTTGTGGTTAACCACTTCCACGATGTAACGAAGCTGCTGCAATTTCATATCTTATACCATCCTAGGTTAAACACTGCGGCTTGCCCGCAGCCAGGTATATCGGTGTCGCCCCGGTATGCTGAAAGTCATAAGCCTTA is drawn from Serratia entomophila and contains these coding sequences:
- the acnA gene encoding aconitate hydratase AcnA, with product MSSDLSEKSMDKLVALNREYHYYSLPLAAKQLGDIDRLPKSMKVLLENLLRHVDGDTVQVDDLKAIVGWLQTGHADREIAYRPARVLMQDFTGVPAVVDLAAMREAVQRLGGNVDQVNPLSPVDLVIDHSVTVDEFGDDDAFEENVRIEMQRNHERYTFLRWGQKAFNRFRVVPPGTGICHQVNLEYLGQTVWHSDESGRRIAYPDTLVGTDSHTTMINGLGILGWGVGGIEAEAAMLGQPVSMLIPDVVGFKLTGKLGEGITATDLVLTVTQMLRKHGVVGKFVEFYGDGLADLPLADRATIANMSPEFGATCGFFPVDEITLGYMKLSGRSAEQIALVEAYAKAQGMWRNPGDEPVFTSSLALDMSRVEASLAGPKRPQDRVALPNVPQAFNAATELDVGGPQARAESKPFTLDGQRHELHNGAVVIAAITSCTNTSNPSVMMAAGLLAKNAVKKGLRSKPWVKTSLAPGSKVVTDYFDSAKLTAYLEELGFNLVGYGCTTCIGNSGPLPDPIEQAIKEGDLTVGAVLSGNRNFEGRIHPLVKTNWLASPPLVVAYALAGSMKIDLTKEPLGEGNDGQPVYLKDIWPSSKDIALAVEEVRTEMFHKEYGEVFDGDANWQSIQVTGSATYHWQEDSTYIRHPPFFSTMKAQPDPVQDIKNARILAILADSVTTDHISPAGNIKRDSPAGRYLGEHGVAPQDFNSYGSRRGNHEVMMRGTFANIRIRNEMVPGVEGGYTRHIPSQTQLSIYDAAMQYQQEKVPLAVIAGKEYGSGSSRDWAAKGPRLLGVRVVIAESFERIHRSNLIGMGILPLEFPQGVTRKTLGLTGDEQISVSGLQSLRPGQTVPVHISYADGRQEVVNTRCRIDTGNELTYYENDGILHYVIRKML
- a CDS encoding tlde1 domain-containing protein, with the translated sequence MSDHLFVNTAYRGSFRLHPLNTDGSGVSWGCITLYKASDFQIIRRSLLNRKKVRVPGGRGLMAYGRIDVRGVPDYSKCVVPR
- the cysB gene encoding HTH-type transcriptional regulator CysB, producing the protein MKLQQLRYIVEVVNHNLNVSSTAEGLYTSQPGISKQVRMLEDELGIQIFARSGKHLTQVTPAGQEIIRIAREVLSKVDAIKAVAGEHTYPDKGSLYVATTHTQARYALPNVIKGFIERYPRVSLHMHQGSPTQIAEAVSKGTADFAIATEALHLYDDLIMLPCYHWNRAVVVKPDHPLAGKSSISIEELAAYPIVTYTFGFTGRSELDTAFNRAGLTPRIVFTATDADVIKTYVRLGLGVGVIASMAVDPVQDPDLVTVDARDIFTYSTTKIGFRRSTFLRSYMYDFIQRFAPHLTRDVVDNAVALRSNEEIEAMFKDIKLPIK